In Geotalea uraniireducens, one genomic interval encodes:
- a CDS encoding response regulator, which translates to MKELLIAEKDPDTRQRMAELFSSEGYSVTVADSLGKMIGSILQKVSQVILLGSKFDELPPFDLISILKKCNRKLSIILVSDELPLPLMRKVRSAGIFYHALKPARPEDAEEILQAVRCAFDRTMDSQAAH; encoded by the coding sequence ATGAAAGAGCTCCTAATTGCAGAGAAAGATCCTGATACCCGGCAACGGATGGCCGAACTGTTCAGCAGTGAAGGGTACTCAGTGACGGTAGCCGACTCCCTAGGCAAGATGATCGGTAGCATTTTGCAGAAAGTCAGCCAGGTAATCCTGCTCGGGAGCAAATTTGACGAGTTGCCCCCGTTCGATCTGATTTCCATTCTAAAAAAATGCAATCGAAAACTCTCCATCATCCTCGTTTCTGACGAATTGCCCCTGCCACTAATGCGAAAGGTCCGGAGCGCCGGCATCTTTTACCATGCGCTCAAACCGGCTCGTCCCGAGGATGCGGAAGAGATTCTCCAGGCAGTACGATGCGCTTTCGATCGTACCATGGATAGTCAGGCAGCTCACTGA
- a CDS encoding DUF1573 domain-containing protein, which produces MYRRICLTFSVVALLVVSGTAFAAPELSVDQPVYDFGTIIQGKRVEHVFILKNRGDTPLTVTRTKTSCGCTVANMSTKTIAPGRSAELRTAFDSANFGGTIAKTITIDSNDPRTPAYTLTLKGIVKEQLVIAPRQLNLGQLKAGADKELALTLENKGERTVRLISVTSPLPQVKITLSKQFLKPNESARVNVIVRPKEGDRFLSGFIVIATDSPGKSEVTVPLYGSVTR; this is translated from the coding sequence ATGTACCGTCGCATTTGCCTGACATTTTCCGTCGTTGCGCTACTGGTCGTTTCCGGAACCGCCTTTGCTGCCCCGGAACTGTCGGTAGACCAGCCGGTTTACGATTTCGGCACGATCATCCAGGGGAAAAGAGTTGAGCACGTTTTCATCCTGAAAAACAGGGGCGACACTCCCCTCACGGTAACCAGAACCAAGACCTCATGTGGCTGTACGGTGGCCAATATGTCGACCAAAACCATCGCCCCAGGAAGAAGTGCTGAACTCAGAACCGCTTTCGACTCGGCCAATTTCGGCGGGACAATCGCCAAGACGATCACCATCGACAGCAACGATCCCAGAACCCCAGCCTATACCTTAACGCTCAAGGGGATCGTCAAGGAACAACTCGTCATCGCCCCCCGACAGCTCAACCTCGGGCAACTCAAAGCGGGAGCCGACAAAGAACTCGCTCTCACCTTGGAAAACAAGGGGGAGAGGACTGTTCGACTCATCTCGGTCACCAGTCCCCTCCCTCAAGTGAAAATCACTCTTTCCAAACAATTCCTGAAGCCAAATGAAAGCGCGCGGGTCAATGTGATCGTCCGACCGAAAGAAGGCGATCGCTTCCTGAGCGGGTTCATCGTCATTGCCACCGACAGCCCGGGCAAATCGGAAGTAACCGTCCCCCTCTACGGTTCGGTCACCAGGTAA
- a CDS encoding DUF362 domain-containing protein: protein MAHTITDDCTNCGACEDSCPVNAISEQGAKRVIDADTCIDCGACVDTCPVSAIHA from the coding sequence GTGGCTCACACTATTACCGATGATTGCACCAACTGCGGCGCCTGTGAAGACTCCTGCCCCGTGAACGCTATCAGCGAGCAGGGCGCCAAACGGGTTATCGACGCCGATACCTGCATCGACTGCGGTGCCTGCGTGGACACCTGTCCCGTAAGCGCAATCCACGCCTAG
- a CDS encoding MBL fold metallo-hydrolase: MRKYLLLLLMVLAFAVPSRALAANYRIEKIEEGVYAAIALPEGKAASNALIIVTPYQVILAGAHFVKEGIAELVADIADITPIPLRYVILTHHHPGYNYVDFDFPANVEVITSWQTWRALKGETRELKNHVSFFDKGLTLIRGDKVIVLTNTEYGHSEGDVFVFLPNEGVMFASDLFFNDVVGYMGEGHLRDWIINVETMEAVGAKYVVPGLGEVSDRSGLRRFRTFLKDFSTEVLRNIEAGKSLEETKKHFSLPRYENLPGYKAFFNVNVERAYRQLKDE; the protein is encoded by the coding sequence ATGCGAAAATATCTGCTTCTGCTGTTGATGGTTCTTGCCTTTGCGGTACCTAGCCGTGCACTGGCTGCCAACTACCGGATCGAAAAAATTGAAGAGGGTGTGTATGCCGCGATTGCCCTGCCGGAAGGGAAGGCGGCCAGCAATGCCTTGATCATCGTTACCCCGTACCAGGTGATTCTGGCTGGTGCCCACTTTGTCAAAGAGGGCATTGCGGAGCTCGTCGCCGACATTGCCGACATTACGCCGATCCCTCTTCGCTACGTCATCCTCACCCATCATCATCCTGGATACAATTATGTCGATTTCGACTTTCCCGCCAACGTGGAGGTGATCACTTCCTGGCAAACGTGGCGGGCGCTCAAGGGAGAGACCCGCGAGTTAAAAAATCATGTCTCTTTTTTCGACAAGGGGCTGACCCTGATCCGTGGTGATAAGGTCATCGTCCTGACCAACACGGAGTACGGTCATAGTGAAGGCGATGTTTTTGTCTTCCTGCCGAACGAGGGGGTCATGTTCGCTTCGGATCTGTTTTTCAATGATGTGGTGGGATATATGGGCGAGGGGCATTTGCGGGACTGGATCATCAATGTGGAGACGATGGAGGCGGTCGGTGCAAAGTACGTGGTGCCGGGGCTTGGTGAAGTGTCCGACCGGTCGGGTTTGCGGCGGTTCCGCACGTTCCTCAAGGATTTCTCGACAGAGGTGCTCCGCAATATCGAGGCCGGCAAGAGCCTTGAAGAAACGAAAAAACACTTCAGTCTGCCCCGCTATGAAAACCTCCCCGGTTATAAGGCATTTTTCAACGTGAATGTGGAGCGGGCCTACCGGCAGCTGAAGGATGAATAA
- a CDS encoding DUF3426 domain-containing protein, which yields MIIQCAQCSSKFRLDDAKVTEAGIKVRCSKCKHIFVVKKETPAEEPDLDLLLQGLQPSGGGAGTVGHEPGALLPGPAEESAPSFSAVDEEGNHEEEQHEEGPFTEESAAAEVPAEPFSLSAGQDFPFAAPEESSFSAVEEPVGSDREISAADEFDFGSVAADESPADGEPFPQAAEASAEPAKQPMPDAGAEEFSFGDVTPEAFAAVTDTAPAENRPTPDLTFEFEAEETSEEVPSLVSNAVEDEPLDFGDIDFGIDEGEASQSGAKEEGPAETGPESAAAVPPPAEVPAGKDDEVPPVAVPFGDDELPPLTISSRRKGQSLVPAVVISVSVLIIVLLAGAGFYFVKEGPEALNKLGIGFVGGWLGMDNKEEGQIGLEKVRGCYFTNTEAGEVFVIRGEAINNFRKARASIQVKGALLGANAQILAQKVAFCGNNLTDEQIKSLPMVKIDAAMNNQFGDSLANLGVQPGKRIPFVIVLANIPKEAVDYSVEVVGSTVASQ from the coding sequence ATGATAATCCAATGCGCGCAATGCAGCAGCAAGTTCAGACTCGACGATGCCAAAGTCACCGAGGCCGGGATCAAGGTTCGGTGCTCGAAATGCAAGCATATCTTTGTCGTAAAAAAGGAAACCCCGGCGGAAGAGCCTGATCTTGACCTGCTGCTCCAAGGGTTGCAGCCTTCTGGCGGTGGAGCGGGGACGGTGGGGCACGAGCCTGGCGCATTATTGCCCGGTCCGGCCGAGGAGTCGGCACCATCTTTCTCGGCGGTGGACGAAGAAGGAAACCACGAAGAAGAACAGCACGAAGAAGGCCCGTTCACCGAAGAATCCGCTGCCGCCGAAGTGCCGGCCGAACCGTTTTCGCTGTCTGCGGGGCAGGACTTTCCCTTTGCCGCCCCCGAAGAGAGCTCCTTTTCTGCTGTTGAAGAGCCGGTTGGTAGTGATCGGGAAATTTCCGCCGCTGACGAGTTCGATTTCGGCTCCGTTGCTGCGGATGAATCTCCTGCTGACGGAGAACCGTTTCCCCAGGCAGCTGAAGCGTCTGCCGAGCCTGCCAAACAGCCAATGCCGGATGCTGGGGCCGAAGAGTTTTCTTTTGGTGATGTCACACCGGAAGCGTTTGCTGCCGTTACCGATACTGCCCCGGCTGAAAACCGGCCGACGCCGGATTTGACGTTCGAGTTTGAAGCCGAAGAAACATCCGAAGAGGTGCCGTCGCTGGTGTCGAATGCGGTAGAGGACGAGCCGCTCGACTTTGGGGATATCGATTTCGGTATTGACGAGGGCGAGGCATCGCAGTCTGGCGCCAAGGAAGAGGGGCCAGCGGAGACGGGGCCGGAGAGTGCCGCTGCTGTGCCGCCGCCGGCAGAAGTCCCGGCCGGGAAAGACGACGAAGTTCCTCCCGTCGCCGTGCCGTTTGGCGACGACGAGCTCCCACCGCTCACGATCAGCTCGCGGCGCAAGGGACAGTCACTGGTGCCGGCCGTGGTCATTTCCGTTTCCGTGCTGATCATCGTGCTATTAGCCGGTGCCGGGTTCTATTTCGTCAAGGAAGGGCCTGAAGCGCTGAACAAGCTCGGCATCGGTTTCGTCGGTGGCTGGCTCGGGATGGACAACAAGGAGGAGGGGCAGATCGGTCTTGAGAAGGTGCGCGGTTGTTATTTCACGAATACCGAAGCGGGCGAGGTCTTTGTCATCAGGGGTGAGGCGATCAACAATTTCCGCAAGGCACGGGCATCGATCCAGGTGAAAGGGGCACTGCTCGGGGCCAACGCCCAGATTCTTGCCCAGAAGGTTGCTTTTTGCGGCAACAATCTGACCGATGAGCAGATCAAGAGCCTGCCGATGGTAAAGATCGATGCCGCCATGAATAACCAGTTCGGTGATTCGCTGGCCAATCTCGGCGTCCAGCCGGGCAAGCGGATACCGTTTGTGATCGTGCTGGCGAACATCCCGAAGGAGGCGGTGGATTACAGCGTGGAGGTGGTTGGCTCGACAGTGGCCAGCCAGTAA